The window ATGATTGTGGCTTCTTTCTTAACCAAGCATTTACTGATAGATTGGCGATTGGGTGAAGCCTATTTTGCTGCTAAGCTGCTCGATTTTGATTATGCTGCGAATAATGGTGGCTGGCAATGGGCCGCAGGTTCTGGTTGCGATGCAGCACCTTATTTCCGAGTGTTCAATCCTAGTTTGCAGACAGAAAAATTCGATAAGCAACTCAAGTATACCCAACACTGGGTACCTGAGCTCAATACATTTAACTATCCCAAGCCCATTGTGCCACATGATGCAGCTAGAAAACGTGCATTGGAAGTCTATGGCTCAGTACTGAAAAGCGTTAAAGCTTCGTAAGAAAAACATCATTCGAAAGTGTATTCGCAGGATGTTGTTGCTGATATACTTGTAATAAGGTTTGCACAGCTGCTTGTCCCTTTGCACCAAGCGAACGCGAATAATCGTTTACATACAGATCAATGTGCTGGCGCATCACCGCGGGTTCCATTTCTTGGGCGTGACAAACAACATAATCTGCTAGAGCAGCATAGTGATGTTTGTACGCATAATCAACACTTGCAGTAATCAATGCATCCAAATCTTTCGCGATTGTTGTGTCAATGTCTTTACGCACTACAATCCCACCCAATGGTATTGGTGAACCCGTTACCTGCTCCCAATGATCACCTAAATCCATCACTTTATACAAGCCTTTCTGCGCGTAAGTGAATCTGTTTTCATGAATGATCACACCGGCCTCTACTTCACCATTTAATACAGCAGATTCAATTTCATGAAAGACTTTG is drawn from Chitinophagales bacterium and contains these coding sequences:
- a CDS encoding 1,4-dihydroxy-6-naphthoate synthase, whose protein sequence is MRLTLGFSPCPNDTFIFDALVNGKIDTGAYQFDVVLEDVQTLNEWALQGKLAISKISYGVLPLITERYQLLNAGGALGKGVGPLLITKKPTAPEAINEMCIAIPGQNTTAHLLFSLAYPNAGNKVFKVFHEIESAVLNGEVEAGVIIHENRFTYAQKGLYKVMDLGDHWEQVTGSPIPLGGIVVRKDIDTTIAKDLDALITASVDYAYKHHYAALADYVVCHAQEMEPAVMRQHIDLYVNDYSRSLGAKGQAAVQTLLQVYQQQHPANTLSNDVFLTKL